A stretch of Paenibacillus sp. URB8-2 DNA encodes these proteins:
- a CDS encoding M50 family metallopeptidase, which produces MIRVWGISFSLHPLLVIIMLISVLTGQFLELLTLFAIVLVHELGHVWAALLAGATVKSVQLLPFGGVAVLEDNGKLTAYREIGIALAGPLQNVLMILVAAALREMGWGSAAFMTYLIHANLIIALFNLLPILPLDGGKIVQAAVSLQAPYYSTLLWCGRVSIFASALTAVYALLPLESGGGLRLNLLMIAAFLLYSNITDHRNLPFRFMAFLMSREAVYEQHMDKGTPARPIVAPLAKPLDDILRLFKRHQYHLIYVLDAKGGVMGVVPEQRLLSSYFGM; this is translated from the coding sequence TTGATTAGGGTCTGGGGCATTTCCTTTTCCCTGCATCCGCTGCTCGTAATCATCATGCTGATTTCCGTGCTTACCGGGCAGTTTCTCGAATTGCTTACGCTTTTTGCCATCGTTCTCGTTCACGAATTGGGGCATGTCTGGGCGGCGCTCCTTGCAGGTGCCACTGTCAAATCGGTGCAGCTGCTCCCGTTCGGGGGAGTCGCGGTTCTCGAGGACAACGGGAAGCTGACCGCTTACCGTGAAATCGGAATTGCGCTTGCGGGTCCGCTGCAGAACGTCCTGATGATTCTGGTCGCGGCGGCATTGAGGGAAATGGGCTGGGGCAGCGCCGCTTTTATGACTTATCTTATTCACGCCAATCTCATCATTGCCCTGTTCAATTTACTTCCGATTTTGCCGCTTGACGGGGGGAAAATCGTACAGGCTGCAGTCAGCCTGCAAGCACCTTATTATTCGACTCTGCTGTGGTGCGGAAGAGTTAGTATATTCGCAAGCGCCTTGACGGCCGTGTACGCCCTGCTGCCCTTGGAAAGCGGAGGCGGACTACGGCTTAATCTGCTGATGATCGCCGCTTTTCTGCTGTATTCCAATATAACGGACCACCGGAACCTTCCTTTCCGGTTTATGGCTTTTCTCATGAGCCGGGAGGCCGTTTATGAACAACATATGGACAAAGGCACTCCGGCACGCCCGATAGTTGCGCCTCTTGCGAAACCTTTGGATGATATTTTGCGTCTATTTAAAAGGCACCAGTATCATTTGATCTATGTGCTTGACGCCAAGGGAGGCGTGATGGGGGTCGTACCGGAACAGCGTCTGCTCTCATCTTATTTTGGAATGTGA
- a CDS encoding M23 family metallopeptidase, which produces MGHKPNAGNYRKEHIRNLPNTKQDFAKPPRFGMPEDSGADDWRGFQNGSTGEPDPEKLWKERRQDWNDEGRREKPRFLSGLIRRTVISCLLFGTVWGIFAVQQPWAYRAQNFITGALSKDMDFTSVRAWYERYFDGAPAFIPIFGDSETARKASVHHKLAPPLTGSIVKPFASTLKGVEIIPSAGSSGSVTVKSVDMGRVLSVSREAEGGIRVTVQHSGGITAEYGHLSGTKRKADDWLQSGDTVGWMEETGASSTNLLYFALIQDKAYIDPAEEIGFD; this is translated from the coding sequence CGCCAAACCGCCGCGGTTCGGCATGCCCGAGGACAGCGGCGCGGACGATTGGCGGGGATTCCAGAACGGGAGTACGGGCGAGCCCGATCCCGAAAAGCTTTGGAAAGAGCGGCGCCAGGACTGGAACGATGAAGGGAGACGGGAGAAGCCTCGCTTCCTGTCCGGATTGATCCGGCGAACGGTCATCAGCTGTCTTTTGTTCGGGACGGTATGGGGGATATTCGCGGTGCAGCAGCCCTGGGCCTATCGGGCGCAAAATTTCATAACGGGTGCCCTTAGCAAGGACATGGACTTTACTTCGGTCCGGGCGTGGTACGAACGTTATTTTGACGGCGCTCCGGCATTTATTCCGATATTTGGGGATAGTGAGACGGCTCGGAAAGCTTCGGTTCATCATAAGCTTGCTCCGCCGTTGACAGGCAGTATTGTCAAGCCGTTCGCTTCTACGCTTAAAGGCGTTGAAATTATACCATCGGCCGGTTCATCCGGAAGCGTAACGGTCAAGAGTGTAGATATGGGAAGGGTGCTGTCCGTTTCTAGAGAAGCGGAAGGAGGCATTCGGGTAACCGTTCAGCACAGCGGCGGAATTACCGCCGAATACGGACATTTAAGCGGAACGAAGCGGAAAGCGGACGACTGGCTTCAAAGCGGAGATACCGTGGGATGGATGGAGGAAACCGGCGCTTCTTCAACCAATCTGCTTTATTTTGCGCTTATACAGGACAAGGCTTATATCGATCCGGCGGAAGAGATCGGCTTTGATTAG